TAATATAGTACCGTCCAGATGTTTTTTACCTTTATTAAAAATTGAAACTATGATAAAACCAACAGAAAAAGTACCAAATCTTGAACTGGATCTCATCAATGATACCAAGTGGGATCTAAGCAAACAAAACGCAGAACAATTTACACTGGTAGTATTTTACCGTGGCCTGCACTGCCCCGTTTGTAAAAAATACCTTGAAGATTTAAAAACTAAGTTAGAGGATTTTGAAGAGCGTGGTGTAAATGTTATCGCTGTAAGTATGGATACGGAAGAACGTGCCAAGAAAACAGGAGATAAATGGGCAATTGAATCCCTTCCCATAGGATATGATCTTACGGAAGATGCAGCCAGGGAATGGGGTCTTTACATTTCTAACGCCATTAAGGATACAGAACCGGATGTCTTTTCAGAACCTGGATTGTTTTTGATAAAACCCGACGGAACGTTGTACTGTTCTGCCGTACAGAGTATGCCCTTTGCACGTCCTGATTTTAAGGCTTTATTAAAGGCAATAGATTTTATACAGGAAGAAGACTACCCTGCACGCGGTAAAGCTTAATTTGTAAATTCCTCAAAATGAATAAGCATAAAAAAAGCCTGATCAATTGATCAGGCTTTTTGTGTTTATATTATGGGCGAAATATTATTTTCCGCTTGCTCCTTCTAAACTATCCAGCTTTTCTTTGAAAGTGGCCGCTTTTTCAGTATTACCCAATTGACTGTGGATATTGAAAAGTGTACGTGTAACTTCTAAGTTATCAGGATCACTCTCTGCTGCTTTTTCTAAATAGGGTATTGCATCTTTATAAACATCCATACGTTCCTTTTTAAAGGCTTCGTATTTTTTATTGTCTGCTGCAGATGTTCCCAGGCTGTTCATTTGATCAACGAGTTCTTTATCTTTAGCTAAAAGTGCAACAGCGGTATTCAGGTTGGCAATTGCATTAGATGGATCTATTTCTAAAGCTTTCTTGTAATATTCCATTGCTTTTTCAGGATTCCCAGCATTGTTTGCGCTGATTCCCAGATTTACCAAAAGATCAGGATTATTAGGATCTTTAGCGATGATTTTGTCCATTGCTGCCTCGTATTCAGCAGTCATATCCAGCTTGCGGTAAAGTTCAGCCTCATTTTTCATCAAATCCACATTATCAGGATTTTGCTCGCGGGCATCAGCCATAGCGTCAAGCGCTTTCTGGTCTTCACCTTTTTGCATGTAGATCAATGCAATTTTTTCTGTAATCTCTGGACTTTTTGCAGGAGTGGTTTCCATTTTGGGATCTTCATGTGATCCTGCTTTTACCATAAGGTCACGCTGAGCTTCTGAACCAAAGTTTTCTACTTCACCGCTCTCTTTGTTAAGGGCAGTATATTTAGTTTCAACACCTTCGTATCCTAAATCTTTAAGTTGATTGTAATATTCTAAAGCCGTGTCAAAATCCTGACCGTTTACTGCATTAGAAGCTGCGTAATACAGATAAATGGTATCTTTAGGGCTAAGGTTATAAAGTTTGTTCAACTTTGAAGCAGCAGCATCATAGCGCTCTGCATTCTGATCTTCAACAGCACTGTTAATGGTTTTGTTCATAGCTTGTTGCTTTAATTCTGCAACCTCGTCGCCATAATCATCACCATCATTCGTTTTTGAAGCCATGTCCAACGCTTCTAAAGCAGTATCAAGACCAGAAAAATCATCTTCTTTACCTAAATAAGCCTTCGCTTTATAGTAATAGAACTCTTCTTTATCGTCCTCATCCATTTCTCCCATCATACCTTCCAGTGTACTGATGTCAGTCTTCGCTTGCGCATACTCCTCATCTTCTACGGAGCTCTTTAAATTTCTAAGTTCCTTGCGCTGTGCAGAAACTATGGCCGTTATTGAAAGGGCGGCGCCCACTATAAATAATTTGGTTTTCATTTTAATTACTATTTAAATTTAACTTGGTTATTCCTCTTCGTCAGAGGTGTTATCGTTGGTTTTTTTATCTTCTATAGGTTTCTTGGGTACTTCTTCCGTGGTGTCTTCCAGATCATCAATAGCATCGTCGTCATGTTTAACTTTGGTGACTGCTGCAATTGAATCATTGTTTTTTAGATTGATCAATTTCACACCCTGTGTAGCCCTTCCCATTACCCTAAGATCTGCAACTGCCATACGTATGGCAATCCCAGATTTGTTGATAATCATCAGATCATCGCTATCGGTAACGTTGTTAATGGCTACAAGACCACCGGTCTTTTTAGTAACGGAGATTGTTTTAACACCTTTACCACCACGGTTTGTAATTCTGTAATCTTCCACAAGGCTACGTTTACCATAACCATTTTCCGAAACGACAAGAATATTGGACTCTGAATCATTCACAGCAACCATTCCTATAACTTCATCCATATCATCTGCAAGTTTTATGCCACGAACACCAGAAGCTCCACGCCCCATTGGTCTGGTTTTACTTTCTTCAAAGCGAATCGCCTTACCGGATTTAACGGCAAGCATGACCTCGCTCTCCCCATTTGTAAGCTTGGCAGCTAGAAGTTCATCACCATCCTTAATGGTAATGGCGTTAATACCGTTACTTCTTGGCCTGCTGTATTGCTCGAGTGAAGTTTTCTTGACCTGACCTTTTTTAGTAGCCATAATCACAAAATGACTGTTGATATATTCCTCATCTTTGAGGTCATTTGTACAGATGAATGCCATTATCTTATCCTCTGGCTCAATGCTTATAAGATTTTGGATCGCTCTTCCTTTAGAAGTCTTACTTCCTTCCGGTATTTCAAAAACGCGCATCCAAAAACATTTACCATTTTGGGTAAAGAAAATAAGGTATTGGTGATTCGTTCCTATGAACAGGTGTTCCAGAAAATCTTCATTACGGGTAGTAGATCCTTTTTGACCTACACCTCCCCTATTCTGGGTTTTGTATTCATCCAGTGAAGTACGTTTGATGTAACCGGCATGAGATATAGTTATAACAACTTTCTCATCAGGGATCAAATCAGTGATATCCATATCACCACCAGCATATTCTATATTCGTCCTGCGCTCATCGCCATACTTTTCCCTAATTTCTATAAGTTCGTCATGGATGATCTGCATCCTACGTTCCTTTTTAGCGAGAATATCTTTCAGATCTTCAATTGTAGCGAGTAAATCATCATATTCCGCCCTTAATTTATCCTGCTCCAGACCGGTAAGTTGGCGTAATCGCATTTCAACGATAGCTTTCGCCTGGATTTCGGTAAGTTTAAAACGCTCCATGAGTTTCTCACGGGCTTCATCTGCGTTAGAACTTGCACGAATCAAAGCGATCACCTCGTCAATATTATCTGATGCGATAATAAGTCCTTCAAGGATGTGTGCGCGGTCTTCCGCTTTCTTCAGTTCATATTCCGTTCGTCGCACCACAACCTCATGACGATGCTCCACAAAATAATGAATCATGTCTTTAAGGTTCAGCATCTGTGGCCTACCATTGACCAGTGCAATATTGTTTACACTGAATGATGATTGGAGGGCGGTATATTTGTAAAGCGTATTGAGTACGATATTAGGGATCGCGTCACGTTTTAAAATATAAACGATACGCATACCGTTACGGTCAGATTCATCCCGAATGGCCGAAATGCCTTCAATCTTTTTATCATTGACAAGATCAGCGGTTTTCTTGATCATATCGGCCTTATTTACCTGATATGGAATTTCGCTGACCACGATACATTCTTTACCTTTTATTTCTTCAATCCGTGCCTTGGCCCGCAAAACAACACGTCCACGACCTGTTTTAAAAGCTTCCCGAACGCCTTCGTAGCCATAAATGGTTCCACCGGTAGGAAAATCAGGTGCACTCACATGTTCTATGAGTTCATCGATTTCTATATCGTTGTTATCTATATACGCTATAATACCGTTAACGACCTCGGTAAGGTTGTGTGGGGGCATATTGGTAGCCATTCCCACTGCGATACCAGATGCACCATTAACGAGCAATCCCGGGATACGTGTGGGAAGGACTTTCGGCTCTTTTAAGGTATCATCAAAATTCAATTGATGGTCTACCGTATCCTTATCGATATCCGCAAGCATTTCTTCGGAAATCTTCCGCATACGGGCCTCCGTATAACGCATTGCTGCCGGACTATCACCATCTACGGAACCAAAGTTTCCCTGGCCATCCACGAGCATATAGCGCAGGCTCCATTCCTGGGCCATACGTACCATCGCATCATAAACCGAAGTATCACCGTGCGGGTGGTACTTTCCTAACACCTCTCCCACGATTCTTGCAGATTTTTTATGGGAGCTGTTGGCGCGAACACCTAATTCATGCATACCAAATAAAACACGCCTGTGCACCGGCTTTAAACCGTCCCTCACATCTGGCAGGGCGCGTGACACAATGACTGACATTGAATAATCAATGTAAGCCGACTTCATCTCATCTTCAATATTTATGGAAATTAGCTTTTCACCTTCTGCCATTTGTAAATATCTTAGTTATTGAATTAATAAACACTAACGTGCAAGATACACAATTTGTCAGTGTTTCGTAGCAAATACAAGGCTTTTAAGCGTTTTTTTATTAACAAAGATTAACAGTGGATATTAATAAGTATCCTTAACTTCTCTTGTGATAATCAAAGATATTTCGTCATTTTACTCAAAGCACAGATGAACGGAATGATTTTTGACTATTTTTATAGTAAATTGAGATAAGATTTTATGGATGATAATTTTTCCCCAAGAGTAAAAGATGTAATCGCTTACAGTAAGGAAGAGGCGTTGCGTCTAGGGCACGAATATATAGGTACTGAACATTTATTGCTCGGTTTGCTACGGGATGGTAGCGGCAAGGCAATTGAGATTTTGCATAAATTAAGCATTGATCTGAGTCATTTGAGGCGCAAGGTCGAAATCCTTAGTCCTGCATCACCTAATTATTCCGTAGGTAACAACGATAAACGTAACCTGCATCTTACCAGACAGGCAGAGCGGGCCTTAAAGACCACTTTTTTAGAAGCCAAACTTTTTCAAAGCACTTCTATAAATACTGCGCACTTGCTTTTGTGTGTTTTGCGTAATGAAAATGATCCCACGACCAAGCTGCTCAACAAGCTTAAAGTGGATTATGATAATGTAAAAGATCAATTCAAGCTTATGATGACTAACGATGATGATTATATAGAAACAATCAAAGCGGAATCTTTTAGTGAAGATGATGCTGATTCTTCTGCAAAAGAAAACCCCTTCAACACTACAGGCAACAACAAAACCAATAAAAAATCAAAAACCCCGGTTCTTGATAATTTTGGAAGGGATTTAACAGCAATGGCGGAAGAAGATAAACTCGATCCCGTTGTGGGCCGTGCAAAAGAAATTGAGCGCGTTTCGCAAATTTTGAGCAGAAGGAAAAAGAACAACCCCCTACTTATAGGTGAACCAGGTGTAGGTAAATCTGCCATCGCGGAAGGACTGGCTTTGCGTATAGTAAAGCGTAAGGTTTCCCGTATCCTTTTTAACAAGCGCGTAGTAACACTGGATCTTGCAAGCCTGGTTGCCGGTACAAAATATCGTGGGCAGTTTGAAGAGCGAATGAAAGCTGTTATGAACGAACTTGAGAAAAATAGTGATATCATTCTTTTTATTGATGAGATACACACTATTGTGGGTGCTGGTGGAGCAACTGGTTCATTAGATGCAAGCAATATGTTCAAACCTGCATTGGCTCGTGGTGAGATTCAATGTATAGGTGCCACTACCCTTGATGAGTACCGTCAATATATTGAAAAAGATGGTGCACTGGAGAGACGTTTTCAAAAGGTAATTGTTGAACCAACAACTATAGCAGAAACAATAGAAATTCTTGAGAACATTAAGGATAAATATGAGGATCACCATAACGTACAATATACTAAAGAAGCTATTGAAGCCTGTGTAACGCTTACAAGCCGTTATATGACAGATCGTTTCTTACCAGATAAAGCTATTGATGCTTTAGATGAAGCAGGTTCTAGGGTGCACATTACGAATATTGATGTTCCTAAAAAGATCATTGATCTTGAACGTCGTCTTGAAGAGGTTCGCGAGAAGAAAAATTCTGTTGTTAAAAAGCAGAAATATGAGGAGGCTGCCAAGCTTAGGGATGATGAAAAAAATATAGAAAAAGAACTTGCGGTTGCTCAGGAGCGCTGGGAAGAGGATTCTAAACAACATAAAGAAACCGTTAGCGAAGACAATGTGGCAGATGTCGTTTCCATGATGTCTGGTATACCAGTGAACAGAATAGCAAAAACCGAAAGTAACAAACTTGCTGAACTTCCCGCTTCTATCAGGAATAAAGTGATAGGTCAGGACGAAGCCGTTGCTAAAGTTGCAAAAGCTATTCAGAGAAACCGCGCCGGACTAAAAGATCCACAAAAACCGATTGGATCCTTTATTTTCCTAGGGCAAACCGGTGTTGGTAAAACCCAACTCGCAAAAGTCTTGGCTACTGAACTTTTCGACAATCAGGATACACTCATACGCATTGACATGAGTGAGTATATGGAGAAATTTGCGGTATCCAGACTCGTGGGAGCGCCTCCGGGATACGTAGGTTATGAAGAAGGTGGTCAATTGACGGAAAAAGTACGTCGTAAGCCTTATGCGGTCCTTTTACTTGATGAAATCGAAAAAGCACACCCAGATGTTTTCAACATGTTGCTTCAAGTACTGGATGATGGTTACCTTACAGATTCCTTGGGTAGAAAAATAGATTTCCGGAATACCGTTATTATTATGACTTCTAATATAGGTGCCCGTAAATTAAAGGATTTTGGTCAGGGTGTAGGTTTTGGAACTTCTGCAAGAAAAAATCAGGAGGAGGAAAATACACGTAGTGTAATTCAAAGTGCGCTCAAGAAAACTTTTGCTCCAGAATTCCTAAACCGTGTTGATGACGTGGTAATCTTTAACGCGCTTGATAGAGCTGAGATTCACAAAATCATCGATATTGAACTGGCTAAATTGTATTCAAGAATCAAAGATCTTGGATATGCCCTGAAATTAACGGATAAGGCCAAGGATTTCATAAGTGATAAAGGATTTGATAAGGAGTATGGGGCACGTCCACTTAAGCGTGCAATTCAGAAATATATTGAAGATGCCCTTGCAGAAGAAATCATTACTTCAAAACTTGAAGAAGGTGATAAGATCACAATGGATATTGAGGAAGGTAAAGAAGAGCTCAGTATTTCAATAGAAAAGCCTGAAAATAGTACTCAGTCTTAATTTGAATAAAAATTTCTTGTTATTAAAAAGCCATCCCTTGGGATGGCTTTTTCTATTTGTATATATGGGATTATCATTTAAAACGGATTTCCGGAAAATATAGGCTGAACTATTTTACTTAATATGTCACATTATTACCCATAATAATCTCTTGAATAAAGCTAAATAAGGTAAACATGCAATTCTAAAGCGGCACTTTGTTGATTTATACTAGGTCTCTGTTAAAGTAAAAATAAATAAATGCTAAGGGCAGCCCAATTTTCAATCTAAGACACATGCTAATATTATTTTTGAAAATAATTAACCAACATTAAATTATGAAAAGACAAATTACAAATTTATCAAATTCCATCAATAAAGTTTCCCGGGTATCCTGGGCAGCTATATTTGCTGGTGCCGTTACTGCCGTTTCGGTTTCATTTATGCTTAATATCCTCGGTCTTGGTATTGGTCTTACTAGTATAGATCCTATGACAGACCAAAATACCTTAGATGGTCTGGGAACAGGAACCTTAATCTGGTGGGGCGTTTCTAACCTTGCCGCTTTGTTTGTAGGTGGTCTCGTTGCCGGTAGAATGTCAGGTTTTCCTTCTAATTCTGATGGTGGCTTGCATGGTTTTCTATCATGGGCTCTTTACACTTTACTTTCAATTTATATATTAACTTCAACAATAGGTGGGGTTTTTAGTGGGGTTACCGGCGCTATTTCATCCGTATTCAGTAGTTCTGATGCTTCTTCTATCGCAGAGCAGATCACTAAGGCACAGGAAAAAGGTCAGTCTGAAACCACAGCATCATTTGACAAGATTAAAAAAGAAGCTTTCCAATTGATCAATAAAGCGGAAGATTATAATATCGTTTCTGAAGACGCTTCTCAGGAAGCGCGTCAAACAATGAAAGATGTAAAGGGCGATTCTAAAGATTTACTCAAGAACCTTAATCTTGAAGACAATGTTGATGAATTTTTCAATGAGCTATCCTTTGATCTTGATGATAACGGAGATTTGAATATTTCTGTTGAAGGCGGAAAGGATATTGTAAACAAAGAAGAGATCAAAAATTACTTAACGGAAAATACAGAACTTTCTGATGAGGAAATCAATGGTGTCATTACTAAATGGGATGAACGTATCAACACCGCAGTAGATAAAGCTGAAAAACTTTACGCGGAAGCAAAAGCAAAAGT
This portion of the Flavimarina sp. Hel_I_48 genome encodes:
- a CDS encoding ATP-dependent Clp protease ATP-binding subunit, with the protein product MDDNFSPRVKDVIAYSKEEALRLGHEYIGTEHLLLGLLRDGSGKAIEILHKLSIDLSHLRRKVEILSPASPNYSVGNNDKRNLHLTRQAERALKTTFLEAKLFQSTSINTAHLLLCVLRNENDPTTKLLNKLKVDYDNVKDQFKLMMTNDDDYIETIKAESFSEDDADSSAKENPFNTTGNNKTNKKSKTPVLDNFGRDLTAMAEEDKLDPVVGRAKEIERVSQILSRRKKNNPLLIGEPGVGKSAIAEGLALRIVKRKVSRILFNKRVVTLDLASLVAGTKYRGQFEERMKAVMNELEKNSDIILFIDEIHTIVGAGGATGSLDASNMFKPALARGEIQCIGATTLDEYRQYIEKDGALERRFQKVIVEPTTIAETIEILENIKDKYEDHHNVQYTKEAIEACVTLTSRYMTDRFLPDKAIDALDEAGSRVHITNIDVPKKIIDLERRLEEVREKKNSVVKKQKYEEAAKLRDDEKNIEKELAVAQERWEEDSKQHKETVSEDNVADVVSMMSGIPVNRIAKTESNKLAELPASIRNKVIGQDEAVAKVAKAIQRNRAGLKDPQKPIGSFIFLGQTGVGKTQLAKVLATELFDNQDTLIRIDMSEYMEKFAVSRLVGAPPGYVGYEEGGQLTEKVRRKPYAVLLLDEIEKAHPDVFNMLLQVLDDGYLTDSLGRKIDFRNTVIIMTSNIGARKLKDFGQGVGFGTSARKNQEEENTRSVIQSALKKTFAPEFLNRVDDVVIFNALDRAEIHKIIDIELAKLYSRIKDLGYALKLTDKAKDFISDKGFDKEYGARPLKRAIQKYIEDALAEEIITSKLEEGDKITMDIEEGKEELSISIEKPENSTQS
- a CDS encoding peroxiredoxin-like family protein, with the translated sequence MIKPTEKVPNLELDLINDTKWDLSKQNAEQFTLVVFYRGLHCPVCKKYLEDLKTKLEDFEERGVNVIAVSMDTEERAKKTGDKWAIESLPIGYDLTEDAAREWGLYISNAIKDTEPDVFSEPGLFLIKPDGTLYCSAVQSMPFARPDFKALLKAIDFIQEEDYPARGKA
- the gyrA gene encoding DNA gyrase subunit A gives rise to the protein MAEGEKLISINIEDEMKSAYIDYSMSVIVSRALPDVRDGLKPVHRRVLFGMHELGVRANSSHKKSARIVGEVLGKYHPHGDTSVYDAMVRMAQEWSLRYMLVDGQGNFGSVDGDSPAAMRYTEARMRKISEEMLADIDKDTVDHQLNFDDTLKEPKVLPTRIPGLLVNGASGIAVGMATNMPPHNLTEVVNGIIAYIDNNDIEIDELIEHVSAPDFPTGGTIYGYEGVREAFKTGRGRVVLRAKARIEEIKGKECIVVSEIPYQVNKADMIKKTADLVNDKKIEGISAIRDESDRNGMRIVYILKRDAIPNIVLNTLYKYTALQSSFSVNNIALVNGRPQMLNLKDMIHYFVEHRHEVVVRRTEYELKKAEDRAHILEGLIIASDNIDEVIALIRASSNADEAREKLMERFKLTEIQAKAIVEMRLRQLTGLEQDKLRAEYDDLLATIEDLKDILAKKERRMQIIHDELIEIREKYGDERRTNIEYAGGDMDITDLIPDEKVVITISHAGYIKRTSLDEYKTQNRGGVGQKGSTTRNEDFLEHLFIGTNHQYLIFFTQNGKCFWMRVFEIPEGSKTSKGRAIQNLISIEPEDKIMAFICTNDLKDEEYINSHFVIMATKKGQVKKTSLEQYSRPRSNGINAITIKDGDELLAAKLTNGESEVMLAVKSGKAIRFEESKTRPMGRGASGVRGIKLADDMDEVIGMVAVNDSESNILVVSENGYGKRSLVEDYRITNRGGKGVKTISVTKKTGGLVAINNVTDSDDLMIINKSGIAIRMAVADLRVMGRATQGVKLINLKNNDSIAAVTKVKHDDDAIDDLEDTTEEVPKKPIEDKKTNDNTSDEEE
- a CDS encoding tetratricopeptide repeat protein; amino-acid sequence: MKTKLFIVGAALSITAIVSAQRKELRNLKSSVEDEEYAQAKTDISTLEGMMGEMDEDDKEEFYYYKAKAYLGKEDDFSGLDTALEALDMASKTNDGDDYGDEVAELKQQAMNKTINSAVEDQNAERYDAAASKLNKLYNLSPKDTIYLYYAASNAVNGQDFDTALEYYNQLKDLGYEGVETKYTALNKESGEVENFGSEAQRDLMVKAGSHEDPKMETTPAKSPEITEKIALIYMQKGEDQKALDAMADAREQNPDNVDLMKNEAELYRKLDMTAEYEAAMDKIIAKDPNNPDLLVNLGISANNAGNPEKAMEYYKKALEIDPSNAIANLNTAVALLAKDKELVDQMNSLGTSAADNKKYEAFKKERMDVYKDAIPYLEKAAESDPDNLEVTRTLFNIHSQLGNTEKAATFKEKLDSLEGASGK